One region of gamma proteobacterium HIMB55 genomic DNA includes:
- a CDS encoding phosphoserine phosphatase (PFAM: haloacid dehalogenase-like hydrolase~TIGRFAM: Haloacid Dehalogenase superfamily, subfamily IB, phosphoserine phosphatase-like; phosphoserine phosphatase SerB) — translation MQLTILAKSASMPPLISLRRLLEERGVTVDESTHLPVPTSLTDCRSGLRLSLIGNTAQLSQQEVVSCGLEDGVDANLQTAEERAVDIKLAVFDMDSTLIQCEVIDELAKHSGVGDRVVEITERAMRGELDFNQSFAERLGLLRGLDARVASEIASSLPFSDGAHELMLTLRARGVRTVILSGGFDVFAESVLGVLKMDSYVANTLEIVDNKLTGRVIPPIVNADEKRARLISLASSMAIDLSQTMAVGDGANDLKMLETAGIGVAFRAKPVVREQARYQLSHVGLDGALYLLG, via the coding sequence ATGCAACTCACTATTTTGGCCAAATCAGCGTCGATGCCGCCACTGATCTCTCTCAGGAGACTCTTGGAGGAGCGCGGCGTCACTGTCGATGAATCTACGCATCTGCCCGTGCCAACATCGCTCACGGACTGCCGATCTGGTTTGCGACTCAGTCTGATAGGAAACACAGCTCAGCTTAGTCAGCAAGAGGTGGTCTCGTGCGGGCTTGAAGACGGCGTTGATGCGAACTTACAGACAGCAGAAGAGCGTGCAGTAGATATTAAACTTGCTGTCTTCGATATGGACTCGACCTTGATTCAATGTGAGGTCATCGATGAGTTGGCGAAACACTCGGGCGTGGGTGATCGCGTTGTCGAGATAACGGAGCGCGCTATGCGCGGTGAGCTCGACTTCAATCAATCCTTTGCAGAGCGCCTCGGATTGCTTCGCGGCTTGGATGCACGCGTTGCTTCAGAGATAGCCTCCTCACTGCCGTTTAGCGACGGGGCACATGAGTTGATGCTAACCCTGCGCGCTCGTGGCGTGCGAACCGTTATTCTCTCTGGTGGCTTTGACGTGTTCGCTGAGAGTGTATTGGGCGTTCTGAAGATGGACAGTTACGTGGCTAATACGCTCGAAATTGTGGATAACAAACTCACAGGTCGCGTAATCCCCCCAATTGTAAATGCAGATGAAAAACGTGCGCGGTTGATATCACTTGCCAGCAGTATGGCGATTGATTTGTCACAGACTATGGCGGTTGGCGACGGAGCTAACGACCTTAAGATGCTTGAAACCGCGGGTATTGGCGTGGCATTCAGAGCAAAGCCCGTGGTGCGAGAGCAAGCTCGGTATCAGCTCAGTCATGTTGGACTAGATGGGGCGCTTTATCTCTTAGGGTGA
- a CDS encoding translation elongation factor P (EF-P) (PFAM: Elongation factor P, C-terminal; Elongation factor P (EF-P) KOW-like domain; Elongation factor P (EF-P) OB domain~TIGRFAM: translation elongation factor P): MPNFSTNEFKPGLKVMLDNEPCSILENEYVKPGKGQAFNRVKLRNLRSGRVLEKTFKSGDSLEGADVMDIDLEYSYTDGEFWYFMDPNTFEQHSADRAAVDDAEKWLKEQEKYEVTLFNGAPLAVTPPNFIELEITETDPGLKGDTAQGGSKPATLSTGAVVRVPLFLSEGEVIRVDTRSGEYVSRASKS, translated from the coding sequence ATGCCTAATTTCTCTACCAACGAATTCAAACCAGGTCTCAAGGTTATGCTCGATAACGAGCCCTGCTCGATTCTCGAAAATGAATACGTGAAGCCAGGAAAAGGTCAGGCGTTTAACCGTGTAAAGCTCCGCAACCTGCGATCAGGTCGTGTTCTCGAAAAAACCTTTAAGTCGGGTGATTCGCTTGAAGGTGCGGACGTTATGGATATCGATCTCGAGTACTCCTACACCGATGGTGAGTTCTGGTATTTCATGGACCCCAATACATTTGAGCAGCATTCGGCGGACCGCGCCGCAGTAGATGACGCGGAAAAGTGGCTGAAGGAGCAGGAGAAATACGAGGTTACACTGTTTAACGGTGCTCCATTGGCAGTAACCCCCCCTAATTTTATCGAGCTAGAAATCACCGAGACCGACCCTGGTCTCAAGGGCGACACGGCGCAGGGCGGTAGTAAGCCAGCCACGTTGAGCACCGGTGCGGTTGTCCGTGTGCCGCTGTTCCTGTCTGAGGGTGAGGTCATTCGCGTCGATACTCGCAGCGGTGAGTACGTTAGTCGAGCAAGTAAGTCTTAA
- a CDS encoding lysyl-tRNA synthetase-like protein GenX (PFAM: tRNA synthetases class II (D, K and N)~TIGRFAM: lysyl-tRNA synthetase-like protein GenX), translating into MSDWRPTGDAKALRARARLFETIREFFSERGVLEVDTPLLSQFGVTDPNIELFTVALPNEKRFLQSSPEYAMKRLLASGVGDIYQLGKAFRRGESGARHNPEFTLLEWYRTDTSHHELIREVADLVAKVLPVSSWQVWSYAALFAEILNLDVFTASTETLRRKVEEEGISIDGPLSRLDHLDLLMTHSVEPRIASWGLVFVIDFLPEQAALARLTTRGENTVAARFEAYYGGLELANGYWEEAQAEVLSARFADDNAKRGLRGQEEISADTRLLNALEADFPDCSGVALGFGRLLMLTLGQSSIAEVMPFGWDRA; encoded by the coding sequence ATGTCCGATTGGCGGCCAACCGGGGATGCTAAGGCGCTTCGCGCGCGTGCTAGGTTGTTCGAAACGATTCGAGAGTTCTTTTCGGAGCGCGGTGTTTTAGAAGTCGATACGCCGCTGCTTTCGCAGTTTGGTGTCACTGACCCGAATATCGAGCTTTTCACAGTCGCCTTACCCAACGAAAAACGGTTTCTGCAGAGTTCACCCGAATACGCAATGAAGCGTCTGCTTGCATCGGGTGTTGGCGATATTTACCAGCTTGGTAAGGCCTTTCGGCGCGGCGAAAGCGGCGCTCGGCATAATCCTGAATTCACATTGCTCGAGTGGTATCGCACTGACACAAGCCATCACGAACTTATTCGCGAAGTTGCGGATTTAGTCGCGAAGGTCTTGCCTGTCAGCAGTTGGCAGGTGTGGTCATACGCGGCGCTCTTTGCGGAGATTTTGAACCTTGATGTGTTTACCGCATCGACGGAAACATTGAGGCGCAAAGTCGAGGAAGAGGGTATTTCAATCGATGGGCCGCTCTCGCGCCTCGACCACCTCGATTTACTCATGACCCATAGCGTTGAGCCTCGCATCGCCAGCTGGGGTTTGGTTTTCGTCATCGACTTCCTACCCGAGCAGGCTGCCTTGGCGCGGTTAACAACGCGGGGAGAAAACACAGTCGCCGCAAGATTCGAGGCGTATTACGGTGGACTAGAGTTGGCGAATGGTTATTGGGAAGAGGCTCAGGCCGAGGTCTTATCTGCCCGGTTTGCTGACGATAATGCGAAAAGAGGCTTGCGCGGCCAAGAAGAGATCTCAGCTGACACGCGATTACTCAATGCGTTGGAGGCAGATTTCCCTGACTGCTCGGGCGTCGCTCTGGGTTTTGGTCGCTTACTGATGCTGACGCTGGGCCAATCCTCAATCGCTGAGGTTATGCCGTTCGGTTGGGATCGCGCTTAG
- a CDS encoding putative thioesterase (PFAM: Thioesterase superfamily~TIGRFAM: acyl-CoA thioester hydrolase, YbgC/YbaW family): MTWDYASPFIHRVTVLPEHIDALDHTNNTQYVNWCNEAAWAHTTELGLGAEAYKSLDRAMALTNAEYQYLQATRLGEELEVGTWITTWERRMLMERRMQIKSTLTGETVLRARLQFVCIEISSGKPKRPPQAFIDGYTPALVG; encoded by the coding sequence ATGACTTGGGATTATGCCTCACCTTTCATCCACAGAGTGACCGTGCTACCAGAGCACATCGACGCGCTTGATCACACAAACAACACCCAGTACGTGAACTGGTGTAACGAGGCCGCCTGGGCACATACCACTGAGCTGGGTCTTGGAGCAGAGGCCTATAAGTCGCTCGACCGCGCCATGGCCTTAACCAATGCCGAGTACCAATATCTACAGGCTACCCGCCTCGGCGAGGAACTCGAAGTGGGAACGTGGATTACAACCTGGGAGCGCCGCATGCTCATGGAGCGGCGCATGCAAATTAAATCCACACTGACCGGCGAGACTGTACTGCGCGCCCGTCTGCAGTTCGTGTGCATAGAAATCTCATCGGGAAAACCGAAGCGGCCACCGCAGGCATTCATCGACGGATATACGCCAGCGCTCGTTGGCTAA
- a CDS encoding Na+ antiporter NhaC (PFAM: Na+/H+ antiporter family~TIGRFAM: Na+/H+ antiporter NhaC) — protein MLLSFAPIALLVLLLFSAVQLFGADASYGPNQVALLIASACAGLVGMYRGMSWAEVQDSMVDGIKVGLGPILILLAVGGLIGSWMIAGTVPAMIYYGVSILDPDIFFAAAAIICALASISIGSSWTVAGTLGIGLIGIADSYGLPPAVAAGAIISGAYFGDKLSPLSDTTNLAAACTSVDLFAHIRHMLWTTVPAFCVALLFFSFIDSSSAAAPEQIAELRAAIRGEFNVGVGVLVPLLIMLLLIWRKVPAYPAIMLATIAGIVTALTLQADVVTKFALAANPETTRPLLEGLWRTLFAGFEGTTSNESLNSLITKGGIASMLNTVWLIMSALAFGGVLERTGILKQILDAVLKAVKSTGDLVLATVTGGFVTNILAADQFLGIALPGRLFANTYDEFNLSRENLSRTLEDSATMTSALIPWNTCGAYMAATLGVATFDYAPYAIFNIACPLIAIAFGYLLIKQKPAAVPA, from the coding sequence ATGCTTTTATCGTTTGCTCCGATTGCCCTGCTTGTTCTTCTTCTTTTTTCAGCGGTTCAACTATTCGGAGCTGACGCTTCCTATGGGCCGAATCAAGTCGCTCTACTGATCGCATCAGCCTGTGCAGGCTTGGTAGGAATGTACCGGGGCATGAGCTGGGCCGAGGTACAGGACAGCATGGTCGACGGTATCAAAGTCGGCTTAGGTCCTATTCTCATTTTGTTAGCTGTCGGGGGTTTAATCGGCAGTTGGATGATCGCCGGCACAGTCCCTGCAATGATTTACTACGGCGTTTCGATCCTAGACCCGGATATTTTCTTCGCCGCCGCAGCCATCATCTGCGCTCTGGCATCGATCAGTATTGGCAGCTCCTGGACTGTCGCCGGGACGCTTGGTATAGGCCTCATAGGGATCGCCGATAGCTACGGGCTTCCCCCAGCCGTTGCGGCCGGTGCCATTATTAGCGGCGCCTACTTTGGTGACAAATTATCGCCCCTCTCTGACACGACTAACCTAGCCGCCGCCTGTACGAGCGTCGATCTTTTCGCGCACATTAGACATATGCTCTGGACCACAGTCCCCGCTTTTTGCGTTGCGCTTTTGTTCTTTTCGTTTATTGACTCAAGCTCTGCGGCAGCCCCTGAGCAAATCGCTGAACTTCGCGCGGCAATTCGTGGAGAGTTCAATGTTGGCGTTGGCGTCCTGGTACCACTGCTCATCATGCTGCTACTTATCTGGAGAAAGGTACCTGCCTACCCGGCGATTATGCTTGCCACAATCGCGGGCATCGTGACGGCACTGACTCTCCAAGCAGACGTAGTCACAAAATTCGCATTGGCGGCAAACCCCGAGACCACGAGGCCATTACTAGAGGGCCTATGGCGAACACTGTTTGCGGGATTTGAGGGCACAACCTCAAATGAGTCGCTCAATAGTCTAATCACCAAGGGCGGCATCGCCAGCATGCTCAACACTGTCTGGCTCATTATGAGTGCATTGGCGTTCGGTGGGGTGCTTGAGCGTACCGGGATCTTGAAACAGATCCTCGATGCTGTACTGAAGGCAGTTAAATCCACAGGCGACCTGGTCTTGGCTACCGTCACCGGCGGCTTCGTGACCAATATCCTTGCTGCCGATCAGTTCCTTGGCATTGCGCTTCCGGGGAGACTCTTTGCAAACACCTACGACGAGTTCAATTTAAGCCGGGAGAATTTGTCCCGAACGCTTGAAGACTCAGCAACGATGACCTCTGCACTGATTCCCTGGAATACGTGCGGGGCCTACATGGCAGCGACGCTCGGTGTAGCGACCTTCGACTACGCACCCTATGCCATTTTTAACATTGCCTGCCCGCTGATTGCGATTGCCTTTGGCTACCTTCTGATTAAACAGAAGCCAGCGGCGGTTCCTGCATGA
- a CDS encoding methyltransferase, cyclopropane fatty acid synthase (PFAM: Cyclopropane-fatty-acyl-phospholipid synthase), whose protein sequence is MSTQNIDIKDIAKLPSIKSWKSDELARRMAFRLFSNLKHGELIVREGDETHRFGGHDLSVAPSVTVTINDPRAYSRIVMGGTIGGGEAYIDGDWSSEQLTEVTRVFSANMPLLEAMKDQQNWLVKAALKLAHSARRNSHTGSRENIAAHYDLGNDFFSLFLDPTLMYSSAVFPEGCDSLSEASQHKLRLICEDLELKPSDHLIEIGTGWGGMAIFAAENYGCRVTTTTISREQLEYAKKEVEARGLEDRITLLFEDYRDLTGSFDKLVSIEMIEAVGHEYFDTYFDCISKLLKPDGKAVIQAITINTQRYDEYRRSVDFIKRYIFPGGCLPSLDVIGSALTRKTDMQTVGLRDIALDYAETLKHWHKAFLAELDAVKSMGFDEKFIRMWRFYLSYCEGGFRERIIGTYQITMAKPYYRPK, encoded by the coding sequence ATGTCGACTCAAAATATCGATATTAAAGACATCGCAAAGCTTCCCTCTATCAAGAGCTGGAAGAGTGATGAGCTCGCACGCCGAATGGCTTTTCGCCTTTTCAGTAATCTCAAGCACGGCGAATTGATCGTACGCGAGGGCGATGAAACCCACCGATTCGGTGGACATGATCTTTCCGTCGCGCCGAGCGTTACAGTGACGATCAACGACCCCCGCGCTTACTCGCGGATCGTGATGGGTGGCACCATTGGTGGTGGCGAAGCCTACATTGATGGCGACTGGAGCAGCGAACAACTAACCGAAGTAACACGGGTATTCAGTGCCAATATGCCGCTGCTAGAGGCCATGAAGGATCAGCAAAATTGGCTTGTAAAAGCCGCCTTAAAACTCGCTCACAGTGCACGGCGAAACTCCCATACGGGATCGCGTGAAAATATTGCCGCACACTACGACCTGGGCAATGACTTCTTCTCGTTATTTCTCGACCCCACTCTCATGTATTCATCGGCGGTCTTTCCAGAGGGCTGCGACAGTCTAAGTGAAGCTTCTCAACATAAGCTTCGGCTGATCTGTGAAGATCTGGAACTCAAACCCTCAGACCACCTTATCGAGATTGGCACGGGCTGGGGCGGTATGGCCATTTTTGCCGCCGAGAATTATGGCTGCCGAGTAACCACAACCACTATTTCGCGAGAGCAGCTCGAGTATGCGAAGAAAGAGGTCGAAGCACGCGGCTTGGAAGACCGAATCACACTGCTATTTGAGGACTATCGAGACCTAACAGGTAGCTTCGACAAGCTGGTGTCGATTGAGATGATCGAAGCCGTTGGGCACGAATACTTCGACACCTATTTCGACTGTATCAGCAAACTTTTGAAGCCCGACGGCAAAGCAGTGATTCAAGCGATTACCATCAACACGCAACGCTACGATGAATACCGTCGATCAGTAGACTTCATCAAGCGCTATATTTTCCCAGGTGGCTGTCTTCCTTCGCTCGACGTCATTGGCAGTGCTCTGACACGCAAAACCGATATGCAAACGGTTGGTCTTCGCGATATTGCCCTGGACTATGCGGAAACCCTTAAGCATTGGCACAAGGCCTTCTTGGCTGAGCTCGATGCGGTAAAGTCGATGGGGTTTGATGAAAAGTTCATCCGAATGTGGCGGTTTTATCTTAGCTACTGTGAAGGTGGCTTCCGTGAACGTATTATTGGAACCTATCAAATAACAATGGCGAAGCCGTACTACCGGCCTAAATAA
- a CDS encoding hypothetical protein (PFAM: Protein of unknown function (DUF1365)) produces MNTAFYVGRLSHARLMPKPHRFSYPVFMPFVDVDAVEHITERVPLWSKKRFAPARFIRADFIGDKNVSISEAIKTRIYESTEQSFTGQIFLLANWRYFGLQNNPIACYFCVGTNSQKLDYIVAEVTNTPWGERHSYVLPVASNAEPFQTEFSKELHVSPFHGMNQRYRWLSTTPSESLAIKLTNIEEEERVFHAVLQLRRVPISARAGLTLLLKFPLETAKVTFGIYWQALVLFMRRVPLYSHPKNNSAQ; encoded by the coding sequence TTGAATACGGCCTTTTATGTGGGTCGCTTGAGTCATGCGCGGTTAATGCCAAAACCGCATCGCTTCAGTTACCCCGTATTTATGCCATTCGTCGACGTTGACGCCGTCGAGCACATCACTGAACGCGTGCCACTTTGGAGCAAGAAGCGGTTCGCGCCTGCACGATTTATCCGAGCTGACTTCATCGGCGATAAAAATGTTTCCATCTCCGAGGCAATCAAAACGCGCATCTACGAGTCCACCGAACAATCGTTTACGGGCCAAATATTCCTGTTGGCCAACTGGCGATATTTCGGCCTACAGAACAACCCTATCGCCTGCTATTTCTGCGTCGGCACTAACAGCCAGAAACTCGATTACATCGTCGCCGAAGTCACGAATACGCCCTGGGGCGAACGACACAGCTACGTGCTCCCTGTCGCTAGCAACGCCGAGCCATTCCAAACCGAGTTTTCAAAAGAACTTCACGTGTCACCGTTTCACGGCATGAATCAGCGTTATCGTTGGCTCTCGACAACGCCGTCTGAGTCACTGGCAATAAAACTCACCAACATCGAAGAAGAAGAACGCGTATTCCACGCTGTACTGCAACTCCGTCGAGTACCGATTTCAGCAAGAGCGGGTCTCACACTGCTTCTCAAGTTTCCTTTGGAAACAGCGAAAGTAACCTTCGGTATTTACTGGCAAGCACTCGTCTTATTCATGAGGCGAGTCCCACTTTACTCACACCCAAAAAATAACTCCGCACAGTAG